CATGGCTTTGCTCCGGTCATAGTCATTTAAATAAGCGATACGTGAAACCACATTTTCTGTGATGATCTCCCCATTCAGGGATGGTCCAAATATACCGGCTGTTGAGGTCACGACAACCCGCTTAATGCCAAGCCTGGCAGCTGTGGCAAGTACAAGTCTTGTTCCTTCCACATTGACCTGGTAATAGACTTCGGGATTCCTGGCCCATACATGCGCATAAGCAGCCAGATGAAAAACCACATCGCATGATTGAATGGCATTTTCAAGGTTCACAGCATCAAGTATATGACCACGAAAAATCTTCACGTTATCATGCCTGATAAGTCTCTCTTTTGATTCAGACCGGCATATTGCATGCACCGTATGACCCGAACCGGCGAGTCGGAGTGTAAGATTCATTCCTATATATCCAGTGGCACCGGTAATACAAATTTTCATATCTCTTTCATTTAGCTGACTTTGTGCTTCACATGCATGTCGGGATGATAATAAATAGAAAAGAAATGGTTTGATAAAGCAAGAGCCACATGGGTAAAGAAAGCCACCCATATAGATCCCGTTTTTATGGTTAAAAAACACAGTATTATTCCCATAGGCACTGCAGCCACAGTTTCTTTCAATCCTTTTGGTATGTGCACTAGTGAATAGAACGCAACATTAATTGCTATGCTGGGCCACATGCCGAATAGTGGCATGCATGAAAACAATAAAATACCCCGGAACAAAAACTCATAACCAAGAAGATATAAAATCCATCCCAAAGAACTCACGATAAGCATTAAAGTTGTCCATTCCCTGATCCTTATCTGGGGGTAAGTCTTCAGATTTTCAGGCTTTCGGGCTGAAAAAAAATTAATTATAACCATTAAAACAGATAAACCTAATATCCATAGCACGGACTCTTTAAAATTCCGGAAGTTTATTCCGGCATCTGTCAGTCGCAATGTATGGCTAATAAGAATGACAAGACCGGGTATGATGCCAAGACAGATAAAGCCGGAACATTTCTGAAAAAAAAACCACATGGACTTTGATCTTTCTTCGCCATATTTACGAATAAAGGATAGGCGAAGACGGTTGGATTCTGAAAGAAAAAAATAAGTGATATAACCAAGGGTTAATAGCGAAATAGCAATAACAGGAGCAGTATATCCGGGATGCCAGGCTTCAAACATTTAACGACTTAGTTTTTCGACAACATCATGTCTTTTCAGGTGTGAAGTTTTGGTCAGCAAAAGTAATCTAAATTTTTGAATTACATGATACCTTTACTATCGGCAGGTGAAGGCTGCAAAGGAACATTTATGCAATAGGATTCAATAGGAATTAAGAAATTATATTAATTTTACTGCCCCAAAAATTTTGGTATGATCATCTCAACCAGGGAAACATAATCCTTCAAAGCACCTTGCTATCATGAAAATGATAACGGCTATAAAGCTAAAGGAAAAGATAGATAATGGCGAAATGATTCAGATCATTGATATCCGGGATACCATTGATTTTGAAATATGTCATATCGCAAAGTCTATTTCTATTCCCAAAAGTGAGGTCATGGATAATATTGATAAGATTGCCAGGGATATACCAGTTGTGTTTTATTGTAAATATGGTGTGAAAAGCCCAACCTCCATAAAGACACTGGAGAATGAAGCGGGCTTCACCAATCTATATTCTTTACAGGATGGCATTTATGACTGGGCCAAAGAGGTGGAACGGTCAATATTAAACCTTATATGAAATATGAATCAGCTTGCCCCTCTTGCCGAACAGATGCGACCTGCTACCCTTGAAGATTTCCTTGGTCAGGAGCACCTGACCGGAAAGGAGTCTGTTCTCCGCAAAGCTATCAGGTCGGGAAATATTCCTTCAATGATCTTATGGGGACCACCCGGCGTCGGGAAAACTACGCTGGCATTTATCATTTCAAAACAGCTTAACCGCCCCTTTTATACATTAAGTGCGGTCAGCTCAGGTGTAAAAGAGGTCAGAGCTGTAATTGACAAGGCTATGGATGATCAACACCAGGCTATTTTGTTTATCGATGAAATCCACCGCTTCAATAAATCCCAGCAGGATTCCTTGCTTAATGCTGTTGAGAAAGGCATCATCACCCTTATTGGCGCTACCACCGAAAATCCATCCTTTGAAGTCATCCCTCCACTTCTTTCACGATGCCAGGTATATATCCTTAAAGCCTTTGAAAAAAAAGATCTGGTGGTGCTTCTGTCAAAAGCCAAATCACATCTTGAAAAGCAAAAAAGCATCACAATCGATATAAAGGAAGACGAGGCTCTCCTTCGCATTTCAGGAGGTGATGCACGTAAACTGCTCAATGCACTGGAACTGATTGTTCAGTCGGAGGATCCAAAGAATACGGTCATAGTAATTGATAATAGGAAAACCATTCAGGTTATACAACAGAATCTTGCTCTTTATGATAAAACGGGAGAAATGCATTACGACATTATTTCCGCTTTCATCAAATCGATGAGAGGCAGTGATCCGAATGGCGCTGTATACTGGCTGGCACGAATGATTGAAGCCGGTGAAGATCCGAAGTTCATAGCTCGCCGCATGGTGATCCTTGCTTCAGAGGATATTGGCAACGCAAATCCAAATGCTCTCCTGCTGGCCAATGCCTGCTTTGAAGCAGTGAATAAAACCGGCTATCCGGAATGCAGGATAATTCTTTCTCAGACGGCAATTTATCTTGCCTCTTCCCCCAAAAGTAATGCGTCTTATATGGCCATTGAAGGAGCATTAGACCTCGTCAGAAAAACCGGCGACCTGCCTGTTCCCTTGCATATCCGTAATGCACCTACAAGCCTGATGAAAGAAATTGGTTATGGAAAAGATTATAAATATGCACACGACTTTGTGAACAACTTCATTGAACAAGAGTTTTTGCCTGATCTGATCAAAGGAACTAAACTGTATGATCCTCAGAATAATACCAGAGAAATTGAATTACGAAAACTACTGAAGTCCTTATGGAAAAATAAATATAATTACTGATACCTGACCCTCACATACCTTTCAATCAGAAATCTTCTCACGTCTCTCCCTTAGGTAATCTAAAAAAAATTTAAATTTGTAACCAATATCAATTGGTATGAACCTCAGAGCAAGCTCTGGACTTAAATTCCGCAGCGAGCTGCGGGGAATTTAACCAAATCACCTCACCCCCTTCCCCCTCTCCTGGAGGAGAGGGGGAAGGGGGTGAGGTCAATTTTAAAATAATCAATCATGCTTACGAGCATTCCAAAACTACAGCACCTTTCGCATCATAATTTCTTTCTGATTGCCGGACCGTGTGTCATTGAAAACGAAGATAATCCTTTCGAAATAGCCGAAATCATCTGTGATATTACCGACCGGCTTCATATTCCATATATTTTCAAAGCTTCCTATCGTAAGGCAAACCGTTCACGCCTTGATTCATTCACAGGTATTGGTGATAAGAAGGGGCTGGAAATATTGCGTTTGATCGGTGACCAGTACCAAGTTCCGACATTAACCGACATACATTCTGTTGAAGAAGCTGCCATGGCAGCCAGGTATGTCGATGTTTTACAGATACCGGCGTTTTTATGCCGCCAGACAGATATTCTGGTGGCTGCTGCAAAGACCGGAAAACCAATAAATATTAAAAAAGGACAATTCCTTTCAGCGCAATCAATGCATTTTGCCATTGAAAAAGTAAGACAATCGGGTAATAACCTTGTCATGGTAACTGAACGTGGCTCGATGTTCGGCTATCAGGACATTATTGTTGACTACAGGAATATACCATTAATGAAAACCTTCGGTGTGCCGGTCGTTCTGGATGCCACCCACTCCTTGCAGCAGCCGAATCAGGAACATGGCATATCTGGTGGCCATCCCGAATTAATCGAAGTTATTGCCTGTGCTGGAATTGCTGCTGGTGCTGATGGCCTGTTTATTGAAACTCACCCGGATCCCTCCGCGGCCCTCTCCGATGGCGCTAATATGCTTGAATTATCTCAGCTCGAAGAGATTCTGAAAAAGTTGATACGCATCCGCAAAGCTATTACCTGGGAATAATACTTAAAATAACCAGTAGGGACTTGCGGATTGGAATAAGATCCCTCCTATTATTAGTCTCAACAGGAAAGATACGATTATCATAACCACGATCAGGACGATCGCACTGATGAGTAAATATCCGACTTTGCTGTCATCAGGCGTTTTCTTAATATCAGGAAGACCAATAAAAATAATATAAATGGAATATAATCCCATTATAAATATCAGTACCCCTAATACCGGGATGATATATAATATCCCTGCTATAAGCACCGGCGTATATGAATAAGCAACCAGCTGTAATGACCTTCCAAAACTCTTTTCCGATTTAAATGCTGGTGCCAGGACATCAATGACAAAAGCAGCCAGAAGGATAGTCACAAAAACAGAAATGAAGTACGATACGCCAAAAGCCAAACCCCATGAAAAACTCCCATAAGTGCCGGCGACCCATCCTGCACCGAGCCCAAAAATAGTCGTACCTATGATCCGGGCTGCTGTAGGTAATAATGCCAAAGGCAAAATATACCCCAGTAACAACTTCATAATACCTGGTGTTTCACTGGAAATGACTTTCCATTCATTTTTGGGCGTGAAAAGAATATTCTTAACACGCTGAATAAGATTGTTCGTGTTCATAATAACAAATTTTGGTTTATTACAAGTTAATAAATTATATAACATCCCATGCCTGAAAGACCTGGCATGTCTATTCAAATATAAGATTATCTGACTTCCACACTTTTAATAGAGCCGCTTTCAGGATAATATTGAATCCTGAACTTTTCATTTACCGGAATATATCCTGTCCTTCCTAATTGTGAAATCTCAAACTCACCTGTAAACAATGTCCGGTCTTTATACATTACCATTACTCTGGTTTGTACAGGAATACGGTAAAAAACTCCATCGATCCCATTTAGTGACAGAGTGCCGGCATCCCATTCAGGCTGCGAGCCATCCAGGCTTTTAACATGAATGCTGACAGGATCTGCTGAAGTTTCCGATGCCGGTCTTATCCCCTTCTCTTTCTGGAATCGGCAAACCACATCCGCCTCACTGTTTTTTTCCGGGGCAGGAATATAAACTATGCTTATCATTATCGGCTTTTCAATAATCGCACCCTTGAAAAGAGATATATACTGCTCTTCCATCTCAGCAAGTCGATTATCCATATACTCCAGAGTTTTTCTGTCATAATTGACCTCCTGGTAACCTGAAAGAAGATTAAACCTGAAATTCCTGATCCTCTCCACCTGGGAAGCAGCCTCCAATGCCCTTTGCTCAAGTGTCTTGGTAACTACGTTACGGTTAAGGGATATGTCTTCAATGGTGGTCGTATCAATAGTCATACGCTTAATGATGGTATCAATCTTTTCTACCTTATTAGGTGTAGTAAAATACTTGAAGACGTTACTGTCACTGATTGATTTGCTATCTTCCTGCAGGATTTCCTGTTCTTTCTTCATGACCTTTTCGTCTTCTGATGCAGGCATATTATAAGAAAATTGCCGTAATAATCCGTTACTTGTCAGATCGACCAGAACTGACCGCTCTTCTTTTGACTGTTTTTCGCCATATTCAACAAAATACAAAGCTTCCGGATCAGGTTCAGAGAATGCTGTGATCCTCATCCGCGATATTTCAAATTCTGTTTGGTTGGACGTAACAACATTTTCAATTCCCAGATACTGAAAAGCGAAATCGGAATAAGGCCCACGGTAACGGTGAATTTCAGTAAGGTCAATATCAATTTTCAGGCATGTCATAGGGAGGGAAAAAAAGGTCCCACTCTTCCCGGAAACCGCATTGACATTATCTATGTGATAGATTTTCAGCTGACTAAAGAGTGTATGTGGAATCACAAAAAGCCAAAAAGTAATTATAACACGCAAAATTTTTATAAAAGCTGATGATTTGTTCATACGCTTTTTCAGAATTATTATCAAAGATACAATATTTGTTGTAAATTTATGGAGTTGGATTTTGAAAGTCAAAACGAGTGGTTCTTATAAATGATTTTTTTATTTTTCAATGTACATTATTCCGATAGACTTTATATTTTTGCTTAAAAGTAAAAAGATCTAAAATTTACTTCTATGAAGAATATTAGTTACTCTGCATGGTTGTTCATAAGTTTTTTGATACTGATGTCGGCCACACTGGCTCCCGGATGTAAAGAGGATGGAGAAAAAACCGGAAGGGTTCATAAAAGTAAGCTGAGGGGGACTATCACCATATCTGGAGCCTTTGCATTATATCCGATGACCGTTAAATGGGCTGAGGAATTTCAGAAACTTCATCCCAAAGTCAGGATAGATGTTTCTGCTGGTGGTGCTGGTAAAGGCATGACCGATGCATTATCCGGCATGGTTGATCTGGGTATGATTTCCAGAGGTATCACACAGGCTGAAATCGATAAGGGAGCCTGGTTCATCGCTGTTGCAAAAGATGCTGTCGTCCCTACGATCAACAGCAAAAACCCCTACCTCGAAATCATTCTGAAACATGGTATAACAAAACAGAAATTCCAGGATATCTTCCTCACTCAGGTTATTAGTGACTGGAACCTATACGATGACGAAAACCTCCAGGCAACACGTATGAATGTCTTCACCCGTTCCGATGCCTGTGGTGCTGCCCAAATGTGGGGAGAATTCCTGGGTAAAAACCAGGAAAGCCTTAATGGCGTTGGTGTCTTTGGCGATCCAGGCATGGCCGACGCTATTAAAAACGATATGTACGCTATTGGTTATAATAATATCAATTATGTTTATGACATGACAACCAGAGGCAAACGTGAAGGCCTTGAAATTATCCCTGTCGATCTGAATGAAAACGGAACAATTGATCCTGACGAAAATTTCTATTCCACCCTTGATGCCATGATCACAGCCATCAAGGACAACAAATATCCATCACCTCCAGCCCGCGATCTATACTTTGTTTCACAAGGAAAACCCAAAAATGCTGTCGTCGTTGCCTTCATCAAATGGATCCTCACCGACGGACAAAACTTTGTCAATGAGTCTGGATATGTTCGGTTGTCAGAAGAAAAAATCGGAAACGAACTCACCAAACTTTAAGATTGCCGGATGTGAAATTCTTTACCATTAAAAGACATTTCCGCAACCGTCTTCATACCAGTTGGATGATAATCTGCCTGGTCATTGTTATTGCCTTACCATTCATCCTCGGCATTGGCCTGTATTTCAAGTCGACCCTGTTGCTGAAAGACCATACACTTATTGACCTTTTGACAACATCCGATTGGAAACCTTTATCGGGTAAATTTGGCTTTTTAACCTTTATCATCAGCTCCTTATGGGTGACTTTTATCGCCCTGGTGATCGCTGGACCCATCTGTTTACTGACGACCATTCACCTTACGCAGTACGCTGATAAATGGGTTCTTAAAATCATGCACCCGGTAATCGATATTCTGGCAGGGATTCCTTCGGTCATTTATGGTGTATGGGGTATTTTGGTTGTCGTGCCTTTTATTTCAAAATATGCCGGTCCCTTTTTTGGCAGGGATGTTTCAGGCTATAGTATCCTTGCCGGAGGTATCGTCCTGTCAATCATGATCATGCCATTCATTTTGAATATTCTCATCGAAGTATTCAATACGATCCCAAGCGAACTCAAGGAAGCCTCCCTCTCGTTGGGTGCCAGTAAATGGCAGACTATAAAACATATCCTGGTCAGGAAGGCCTTTCCGGGCATCATCTCTGCCTTTGGACTGGGAGTATCACGAGCCTTCGGCGAAACTATCGCTGTGTTGATGGTTGTCGGTAATGTGACCAAAATACCTAAGGGCGTATTTCAGCCCGGCTATCCTTTACCTGCCTTGATTGCCAATAACTATGGTGAAATGTTATCCATACCATTATATGACTCAGCCCTTATGCTGGCTGCATTGATACTATTTGTCGTGGTGCTGCTGTTTAACATGGCATCACGATTGGCTATCATCCGGGTAGAAAAGTATAAATAGACAGGACATGGGAATCAGACTTAGAAAAGCAGAAGAAAAATTTTTCCGGGTGATCATGTTCATCTCGTCGCTAATTATTGCATTGACTCTGCTTATCATTATTTTCAGTATCTTATACAAAGGGTTGCCCTCTTTATCCTGGGACATGATATTCAAGACACCCAAAGGCGGCTTCTATTATGGTAAAGAAGGCGGTGTTTTAAATGCAATCATAGGCTCCCTTTATCTCTCATTCGGATCGACTTTTCTGGCATTCATTCTGGGATTGCCTCTGGCATTATATATGAACATTCACTTGGTGAAACGGCGAAAGCTGGTCAATGCCATCCGCTTCCTCCTTGACCTGTCTTGGGGAATACCCTCTATCGTCTATGGCGCTTTTGGCTTTACCCTGATGATCTACCTCGGAATGAAAACATCATTGCTTGCAGGTATTATAACGGTTACACTGTTTATTTTACCCATTATGGTGCGGGCTATTGATGAGGTCGTTAAAACTGTACCGGGTGGATTGCTCGAATCAGCACTTTCCCTGGGTTCCACACGCTCAGAAACAGCCTACAGAATATTTTTCAAGCAGTGTGTCCCGGGTATTATCACAGCTATTCTCTTATCCTTCGGCAGAGGAATAGGTGATGCAGCTTCAGTGCTCTTCACAACAGGGTATACAGATTATATTCCTACATCCCTCCTCCAACCAACCGCCACACTGCCATTGTCCATTTTTTTCCAGTTATCATCTCCAATTCCGGAAGTCCAGAACCGCGCCTATGCCTCCGCTGTGATTCTGGTTGTTATTATACTTATTATCAGTATCCTGTCACGACTGTTCACCAAAAAGTACCAGAAGAACCAAATTAATTTCTGAAATGGGCGATGAGACTAAAATAAAGATAGAAGATCTGAATTTATACATTGGGAAACAGCATATTCTGAAGGATATCAATTCAGAGATACCAAAAAACAAGATTACTATTATCCTGGGCCCTTCGGGATGCGGAAAGACAACATTGCTGAAGTCTCTTAACAGGCTTACTGACCTCTACCCTGAAATGAAAGTATCGGGCAGGATATGGATTGATAATGAAGATGTTTTGCATCCCAGCCAGGATATAACAAGGATACGGCAAAAAATGGGATTATTGTCACAAAGGCCATATCCTCTGCCAATGAATATATACAACAATATTGCCTATGGTCTAAGGATCAGTGGAAGGAAAAATAAGAAATATCTGAATCACCGCGTAGAATACTATTTAAAGCAAGCCAGCTTATGGGATGAGGTGCATGACCGTCTGAAGGATCCGGCTTCGGCCCTTTCCATTGGCCAGCAGCAGCGCCTTTGCCTGGCCAGGGGACTTGCCGTTGATCCGGAAATCATTCTTGCCGATGAGCCAACCTCTGCTCTCGACCCACTCTCAAGTCAGGCCATTGAAGAAAAATTCATAGAATTAAAACAAAATTATACGATAGTTTTAGTCACACATATTCTCAGGCAGGCAAAACGTATTGCCGACCACGTCCTCTTCATGTACCTCGGCGAAGTGATTGAACAGGGCACGGCAGAAGAGGTCTTCGAACATCCTAAAATGGAGAGAACAAAAGCCTATTTTAAAGGCCTGTTTGCTTAAGCCCTTTTTTATTAGTCACCGATAAACTAATTTAAAATAGTTAACCTATGAAAACAAAAATTACCAGCAGCCTATTTGTATTAATTTTACTGCTAATCTTTTCACAAACAAAAGCTCAATTTTCAATTCAAGCCGAGTATCGGCCAAGATTCGAATACCGGTACGGGTATTCAGTACCTCCAGCCGATGATTCAGATCCCGCCTTCTTCATCAGTCAGCGTGCACGACTGGCTTTCACGTATAAGGGACAGGGTATCTCAGGTAAAGTAACCTTGCAGGACTGCAGGGTGTGGGGTGATCAACAAACGGTTTCGGCAGCAGCCACACTTGGACTTTATGAAACATGGTTTGAGCTTAAGCTCCATGATAGTCTTAGTTTGAAACTGGGACGCCAGGAACTGGTCTATGACAATGAACGTGTAATGTCAAAAAATGACTGGCGGCAACCCGGCAGAGTGCATGATGCCGGTGTGTTTAAAGCTACCTTCTCAGGCTGGAAAGCAGATTTCGGAGCCGCTTTCAATCAGGAAAAAGAAAATGTCTTCGGTACTGATTATGATAATACCCAGCCTGATATAAAAGGAAACTATAAGACAATGGCCTTCATCTGGATCGCAAAAAATTTCAAATCATTCAAAATCGGGATCCTCGGATTGACAGATGGTTTTCAGAAAACAGGTACAACACGTACCATGTACCTTAGAGGTACTTTCGGTGGAGCCGTCACATACTTTAAGAACAATTTTGATATTACATTCAGGAGCTATTACCAGATGGGAAAAACCCAGCAGGGACAGGATATCAGTGCTTATTATATCAACCCTGAACTTAACTGGAATATCAGAAAAAAATTTCTTATCACTCCGGGAATGGAATATGTTTCCGGCAAGGATGCACTTGACAAAGAAGATAACAAATACCGGACATTCAATCTGTTGTATGGCACAGGACACAAGTTTATGGGACATATGGACTTATTCACCGACATGGATAAAGATACCAAAAAGGTTGGCCTTGTCAACCTCTTTATCCGGACTACTTTTTCACTGAATGAAAAAATTGCACTTAAATTAGACTATAATTATTTTGCAATACAGAATAATTATACTGTTGATGGAGTGGCCATTGATAAATATCTTGGATCAGAAATCGACCTGAATTGCAAGGTGGATTTTTCTAAATATGTTTCCCTGCTTTTTGGATATTCATTTATCATTGACACACCTTCTATGGAAAATATTAAAGGTGGAAATAGTGATTTATGGGCAGATTGGGCTTTTGTGATGCTTACACTCAAACCGACACTCTTTACAAGCGATAAATAACCTAAACTGGAAATTATTTACTGAACAACAGTTCCCTGTATTTCGGGAGAGGCCACAACTCGTCATCTATCTTGAGTTCCAGCTTGTCGACATGCCTGCGGATGATATCAAAATAGGGTAGAACTTTTTCATTATATGCCAGGGCTTTCTGTTCGACATCAGTTAACTTGTTTGCGGCTTTTCGCTCGGATAGCATTAAATCAATGTTGCTCTGGATTTGTTGCATATGTTCCGAAATTTCCCTGATCAGCTGAATCTGATTCCCGGCAAGATGATTATACGACGGTTCATCCAGCACCTCCTTTAATCCTCTTACATTATCAATCAGCAGCTTCTGGTAACGAATAGCCACGGGGATGATGTGATTTCTTGCCAGGTCGCCAATGACACGGGATTCGATCTGTATCTTCTTTGTATAATCCTCCAGCTTGATCTCATAACGGGCCCTGATTTCGCGATCACTAAGTATATTATTTCTCCCGAATAATGTAATTACTGACGGACTGATAAAGGCTCTAAGGGCCTTGGGGGTAGATTTTATGTTTGACAATCCTCTTCGCTCCGCCTCCATTATCCATTCTTCACTGTAACTGTTGCCTTCAAACCTGATCCGTTTTGTTTCTTCAATATACTTTTTCAGCACCTGAAGTATAGCGTCAGTTTTCCTGATTTTCTGGCTTATTAGCTGATCCACCTCCAATTTGAATTGTTTCAGCTGATCGGCCAGAGCCGTATTAAGAATGATCATCGCCTCGGCACAGCTTGCTGATGAACCCACAGCACGGAATTCAAACTTATTACCGGTGAAAGCAAATGGAGATGTCCTGTTCCGGTCAGTATTATCGGGTAATATTTCCGGAATTTTCGGAATGTTAAGAAATATTTCTGATGGCTTGGTATCCTTTAAACT
The genomic region above belongs to Bacteroidota bacterium and contains:
- a CDS encoding CPBP family intramembrane metalloprotease, with the protein product MFEAWHPGYTAPVIAISLLTLGYITYFFLSESNRLRLSFIRKYGEERSKSMWFFFQKCSGFICLGIIPGLVILISHTLRLTDAGINFRNFKESVLWILGLSVLMVIINFFSARKPENLKTYPQIRIREWTTLMLIVSSLGWILYLLGYEFLFRGILLFSCMPLFGMWPSIAINVAFYSLVHIPKGLKETVAAVPMGIILCFLTIKTGSIWVAFFTHVALALSNHFFSIYYHPDMHVKHKVS
- a CDS encoding rhodanese-like domain-containing protein, which codes for MKMITAIKLKEKIDNGEMIQIIDIRDTIDFEICHIAKSISIPKSEVMDNIDKIARDIPVVFYCKYGVKSPTSIKTLENEAGFTNLYSLQDGIYDWAKEVERSILNLI
- a CDS encoding replication-associated recombination protein A, translating into MNQLAPLAEQMRPATLEDFLGQEHLTGKESVLRKAIRSGNIPSMILWGPPGVGKTTLAFIISKQLNRPFYTLSAVSSGVKEVRAVIDKAMDDQHQAILFIDEIHRFNKSQQDSLLNAVEKGIITLIGATTENPSFEVIPPLLSRCQVYILKAFEKKDLVVLLSKAKSHLEKQKSITIDIKEDEALLRISGGDARKLLNALELIVQSEDPKNTVIVIDNRKTIQVIQQNLALYDKTGEMHYDIISAFIKSMRGSDPNGAVYWLARMIEAGEDPKFIARRMVILASEDIGNANPNALLLANACFEAVNKTGYPECRIILSQTAIYLASSPKSNASYMAIEGALDLVRKTGDLPVPLHIRNAPTSLMKEIGYGKDYKYAHDFVNNFIEQEFLPDLIKGTKLYDPQNNTREIELRKLLKSLWKNKYNY
- the kdsA gene encoding 3-deoxy-8-phosphooctulonate synthase, which gives rise to MLTSIPKLQHLSHHNFFLIAGPCVIENEDNPFEIAEIICDITDRLHIPYIFKASYRKANRSRLDSFTGIGDKKGLEILRLIGDQYQVPTLTDIHSVEEAAMAARYVDVLQIPAFLCRQTDILVAAAKTGKPINIKKGQFLSAQSMHFAIEKVRQSGNNLVMVTERGSMFGYQDIIVDYRNIPLMKTFGVPVVLDATHSLQQPNQEHGISGGHPELIEVIACAGIAAGADGLFIETHPDPSAALSDGANMLELSQLEEILKKLIRIRKAITWE
- a CDS encoding Yip1 family protein; amino-acid sequence: MNTNNLIQRVKNILFTPKNEWKVISSETPGIMKLLLGYILPLALLPTAARIIGTTIFGLGAGWVAGTYGSFSWGLAFGVSYFISVFVTILLAAFVIDVLAPAFKSEKSFGRSLQLVAYSYTPVLIAGILYIIPVLGVLIFIMGLYSIYIIFIGLPDIKKTPDDSKVGYLLISAIVLIVVMIIVSFLLRLIIGGILFQSASPYWLF
- a CDS encoding DUF4831 family protein, with product MNKSSAFIKILRVIITFWLFVIPHTLFSQLKIYHIDNVNAVSGKSGTFFSLPMTCLKIDIDLTEIHRYRGPYSDFAFQYLGIENVVTSNQTEFEISRMRITAFSEPDPEALYFVEYGEKQSKEERSVLVDLTSNGLLRQFSYNMPASEDEKVMKKEQEILQEDSKSISDSNVFKYFTTPNKVEKIDTIIKRMTIDTTTIEDISLNRNVVTKTLEQRALEAASQVERIRNFRFNLLSGYQEVNYDRKTLEYMDNRLAEMEEQYISLFKGAIIEKPIMISIVYIPAPEKNSEADVVCRFQKEKGIRPASETSADPVSIHVKSLDGSQPEWDAGTLSLNGIDGVFYRIPVQTRVMVMYKDRTLFTGEFEISQLGRTGYIPVNEKFRIQYYPESGSIKSVEVR
- a CDS encoding PstS family phosphate ABC transporter substrate-binding protein; amino-acid sequence: MKNISYSAWLFISFLILMSATLAPGCKEDGEKTGRVHKSKLRGTITISGAFALYPMTVKWAEEFQKLHPKVRIDVSAGGAGKGMTDALSGMVDLGMISRGITQAEIDKGAWFIAVAKDAVVPTINSKNPYLEIILKHGITKQKFQDIFLTQVISDWNLYDDENLQATRMNVFTRSDACGAAQMWGEFLGKNQESLNGVGVFGDPGMADAIKNDMYAIGYNNINYVYDMTTRGKREGLEIIPVDLNENGTIDPDENFYSTLDAMITAIKDNKYPSPPARDLYFVSQGKPKNAVVVAFIKWILTDGQNFVNESGYVRLSEEKIGNELTKL
- the pstC gene encoding phosphate ABC transporter permease subunit PstC, encoding MIICLVIVIALPFILGIGLYFKSTLLLKDHTLIDLLTTSDWKPLSGKFGFLTFIISSLWVTFIALVIAGPICLLTTIHLTQYADKWVLKIMHPVIDILAGIPSVIYGVWGILVVVPFISKYAGPFFGRDVSGYSILAGGIVLSIMIMPFILNILIEVFNTIPSELKEASLSLGASKWQTIKHILVRKAFPGIISAFGLGVSRAFGETIAVLMVVGNVTKIPKGVFQPGYPLPALIANNYGEMLSIPLYDSALMLAALILFVVVLLFNMASRLAIIRVEKYK
- the pstA gene encoding phosphate ABC transporter permease PstA encodes the protein MGIRLRKAEEKFFRVIMFISSLIIALTLLIIIFSILYKGLPSLSWDMIFKTPKGGFYYGKEGGVLNAIIGSLYLSFGSTFLAFILGLPLALYMNIHLVKRRKLVNAIRFLLDLSWGIPSIVYGAFGFTLMIYLGMKTSLLAGIITVTLFILPIMVRAIDEVVKTVPGGLLESALSLGSTRSETAYRIFFKQCVPGIITAILLSFGRGIGDAASVLFTTGYTDYIPTSLLQPTATLPLSIFFQLSSPIPEVQNRAYASAVILVVIILIISILSRLFTKKYQKNQINF
- a CDS encoding phosphate ABC transporter ATP-binding protein encodes the protein MGDETKIKIEDLNLYIGKQHILKDINSEIPKNKITIILGPSGCGKTTLLKSLNRLTDLYPEMKVSGRIWIDNEDVLHPSQDITRIRQKMGLLSQRPYPLPMNIYNNIAYGLRISGRKNKKYLNHRVEYYLKQASLWDEVHDRLKDPASALSIGQQQRLCLARGLAVDPEIILADEPTSALDPLSSQAIEEKFIELKQNYTIVLVTHILRQAKRIADHVLFMYLGEVIEQGTAEEVFEHPKMERTKAYFKGLFA
- a CDS encoding alginate export family protein, whose translation is MKTKITSSLFVLILLLIFSQTKAQFSIQAEYRPRFEYRYGYSVPPADDSDPAFFISQRARLAFTYKGQGISGKVTLQDCRVWGDQQTVSAAATLGLYETWFELKLHDSLSLKLGRQELVYDNERVMSKNDWRQPGRVHDAGVFKATFSGWKADFGAAFNQEKENVFGTDYDNTQPDIKGNYKTMAFIWIAKNFKSFKIGILGLTDGFQKTGTTRTMYLRGTFGGAVTYFKNNFDITFRSYYQMGKTQQGQDISAYYINPELNWNIRKKFLITPGMEYVSGKDALDKEDNKYRTFNLLYGTGHKFMGHMDLFTDMDKDTKKVGLVNLFIRTTFSLNEKIALKLDYNYFAIQNNYTVDGVAIDKYLGSEIDLNCKVDFSKYVSLLFGYSFIIDTPSMENIKGGNSDLWADWAFVMLTLKPTLFTSDK